A genomic window from Variovorax paradoxus includes:
- a CDS encoding tRNA threonylcarbamoyladenosine dehydratase, with product MSAIITAAFTTPPAAADVVTDTAAPDFARRFGGLERLYGVAGAAGIRNAHVLVVGIGGVGSWAVEALARSGVGRLTMIDLDHVSESNINRQIHALDATVGQAKVEAMRDRIAQINSECKVQAIDEFVEPGNWLSLLDAAQAANGPATAVIDACDQVKAKVAMAAWARASSRTAFVTVGAAGGKRQAHKVDIDDLSLVTHDPLLAQLRQRLRKEHGAPREGRKIGVACVFSRESVAPPDASCAIEGDGSLNCHGYGSVVSVTATFGQCAAGWVLDKIASNVAL from the coding sequence TTGAGCGCCATCATCACTGCCGCGTTCACCACCCCTCCTGCCGCCGCGGATGTCGTCACCGACACCGCGGCGCCTGACTTTGCGCGCCGCTTCGGCGGGCTCGAGCGGTTGTACGGCGTGGCCGGTGCCGCGGGCATCCGCAACGCGCACGTGCTGGTCGTCGGCATCGGCGGCGTGGGCTCATGGGCGGTCGAGGCGCTGGCGCGCAGCGGGGTGGGGCGGCTGACCATGATCGACCTGGACCACGTGTCGGAGTCGAACATCAACCGCCAGATCCACGCACTCGATGCGACCGTGGGGCAGGCCAAGGTCGAAGCCATGCGCGACCGCATTGCGCAGATCAACTCCGAGTGCAAGGTGCAGGCGATCGACGAGTTCGTCGAGCCCGGCAACTGGCTCTCGTTGCTCGACGCGGCACAGGCTGCGAACGGGCCGGCAACGGCCGTCATCGATGCCTGCGACCAGGTGAAGGCCAAGGTGGCCATGGCGGCATGGGCGCGTGCATCGTCGCGCACGGCGTTCGTCACGGTAGGTGCGGCGGGTGGCAAGCGGCAGGCGCACAAGGTCGACATCGACGATCTGTCGCTCGTTACGCACGACCCGCTGCTTGCGCAGTTGCGCCAGCGCCTGCGCAAGGAGCACGGCGCCCCGCGTGAAGGCCGCAAGATCGGCGTTGCCTGCGTCTTCAGCCGCGAAAGCGTAGCGCCGCCGGATGCGTCTTGTGCCATCGAAGGCGACGGTTCGCTCAACTGCCACGGCTACGGATCGGTGGTGAGCGTGACGGCAACTTTCGGTCAATGTGCTGCAGGTTGGGTGCTCGACAAAATCGCGTCAAACGTCGCGCTATAA
- the tolB gene encoding Tol-Pal system beta propeller repeat protein TolB — MLPALAQFRVEVSGVGLTQLPIALVPFKGQEGSPQKISDIVQADLERSGQFRGVDASGQALDEASRPDLSLWRQRTADSLVVGSVNRLADGRFDVRFRLWDVVKGQDLGGLSYTVPQGDLRLASHRIADYVYEKLTGEKGIFSTRIAYVTKGGSRYSLWVADADGENAQAALASPEPIISPCWSSNGQQLAYVSFESRKPVVYVHNVATGQRRLLANFKGSNSAPAWAPDGNSLAVTLSRDGGSQLFSIPASGGEPRRLTQSSSIDTEPVYSADGGTIYFVSDRGGAPQIYKMSAGGGNPTRVTFSGTYNISPSVSGDGRWLAYISRVGGAFKLHVMELATGNVSAITDTSADESPSFAPNSKLIVYATQLQGREALMTTTLDGKIKARLAGQAGDIREPDWGPFQKQ, encoded by the coding sequence ATGCTTCCTGCACTGGCCCAGTTCCGGGTCGAGGTGTCGGGCGTCGGGCTCACGCAGCTGCCGATTGCGCTCGTTCCTTTCAAGGGCCAGGAAGGCTCGCCCCAGAAGATCTCGGACATCGTCCAGGCCGATCTGGAACGCAGCGGCCAGTTCCGTGGCGTCGATGCCTCGGGCCAGGCGCTGGACGAGGCCTCGCGCCCCGACCTGTCGCTGTGGCGCCAGCGCACGGCCGATTCGCTCGTGGTGGGCAGCGTCAACCGGCTGGCCGACGGCCGCTTCGACGTGCGCTTCCGCCTCTGGGACGTGGTGAAGGGGCAGGACCTGGGCGGCCTGAGCTACACCGTGCCGCAAGGTGACCTGCGCCTTGCTTCGCACCGCATTGCCGACTACGTGTACGAGAAGCTGACCGGCGAAAAGGGCATCTTCTCGACCCGCATCGCCTACGTCACCAAGGGCGGCAGCCGCTACTCGCTGTGGGTGGCAGACGCCGACGGCGAGAACGCCCAGGCCGCGCTCGCTAGCCCCGAACCCATCATCTCGCCCTGCTGGTCGTCCAACGGGCAACAGCTGGCGTATGTGTCCTTCGAGTCGCGCAAGCCGGTCGTGTACGTGCACAACGTGGCCACCGGCCAGCGCCGACTGCTTGCGAACTTCAAGGGCTCCAACAGCGCGCCGGCCTGGGCGCCTGACGGCAACTCGCTCGCCGTCACGCTCAGCCGCGATGGCGGCTCGCAGCTGTTTTCCATTCCGGCCAGCGGCGGCGAACCGCGCCGCCTGACGCAAAGCTCCAGCATCGACACCGAGCCGGTGTACTCGGCTGACGGCGGCACCATCTATTTCGTAAGCGACCGCGGTGGTGCGCCCCAGATCTACAAGATGAGCGCCGGCGGCGGCAACCCGACGCGGGTGACCTTCAGCGGCACCTACAACATTTCTCCGTCTGTCAGCGGCGATGGCCGGTGGTTGGCCTACATCTCCCGAGTGGGCGGTGCCTTCAAACTCCACGTGATGGAGTTGGCAACCGGCAACGTCAGCGCAATCACCGACACCTCCGCGGACGAAAGTCCAAGTTTTGCCCCGAACAGCAAGCTGATCGTCTATGCAACGCAACTGCAAGGCCGCGAAGCCCTGATGACGACCACGCTCGATGGAAAAATAAAGGCACGACTGGCGGGACAGGCTGGAGACATCAGAGAACCGGACTGGGGTCCGTTTCAAAAGCAATGA
- a CDS encoding phytanoyl-CoA dioxygenase family protein: MTSADGQAALLEEKGHALLPALLPFDLLDATAQSLDHWLGQAAGSRNLLAQPQCSEMAVQLKTRLVSMGLLDASSVAVQCTLFDKTADRNWLVALHQDTSIPASGAGMPAVVKEGEPYVQPPVDVLESLLAVRVHLDDCDVDAGPLCVVPGSHRAGRMDGDEAQALRAEHGETICVAARGDALLMRPLLLHVSSRARSPDRRRVLHFLFGPARLPHGLVWNRTVAGAQPALQEN, from the coding sequence ATGACAAGCGCCGACGGGCAGGCCGCGTTGCTCGAGGAGAAGGGCCATGCGCTGCTGCCGGCGCTGTTGCCGTTTGATCTGCTGGACGCAACCGCGCAGTCGCTCGATCATTGGCTGGGGCAGGCGGCAGGCAGCCGCAACCTTCTGGCCCAGCCGCAGTGCAGCGAAATGGCCGTCCAACTGAAGACGCGGCTGGTCAGCATGGGCCTGCTCGATGCTTCATCGGTGGCCGTGCAATGCACGCTCTTCGACAAGACTGCCGACAGGAACTGGCTGGTCGCGCTGCATCAGGACACCTCGATTCCCGCCTCGGGCGCCGGCATGCCGGCCGTCGTCAAGGAAGGCGAGCCTTATGTGCAGCCGCCGGTCGATGTATTGGAATCGCTGCTCGCAGTGCGGGTGCATCTGGATGACTGCGACGTGGATGCGGGGCCGTTGTGCGTCGTGCCGGGCAGCCATCGTGCCGGTCGGATGGACGGCGATGAAGCGCAGGCTTTGCGCGCCGAACATGGCGAGACGATCTGCGTGGCGGCGCGTGGCGATGCCTTGCTGATGCGCCCGTTGCTGCTGCATGTGTCGTCCCGCGCCCGATCGCCGGACCGTCGCCGTGTCCTTCACTTTCTTTTCGGACCCGCGCGCCTGCCGCATGGACTGGTCTGGAACCGCACAGTGGCCGGCGCGCAGCCGGCCCTCCAGGAGAACTGA
- the pal gene encoding peptidoglycan-associated lipoprotein Pal, translated as MLKRTIYSLAIVALIAGCSSGTKLNETPVTDRSGSAGGQQGASNVAPVTIDPTAGTAQGPIGVERIVYFDYDSYTVKPEFQSLIDGHARFLKANPQRRVSIEGHTDERGGREYNLALGQKRSEAVRRALTLLGVSDSQIEAVSFGKEKPAVTGSGEEVWAQNRRAEIRYTR; from the coding sequence ATGTTGAAACGTACGATTTATTCGCTGGCCATCGTGGCTCTCATCGCCGGCTGCTCGTCGGGCACCAAGCTCAACGAAACGCCGGTGACCGATCGTTCCGGCTCGGCTGGCGGCCAGCAAGGCGCCAGCAACGTGGCACCTGTCACCATCGATCCGACCGCGGGCACAGCGCAAGGTCCGATTGGCGTCGAGCGCATCGTGTATTTCGACTACGACAGCTACACGGTCAAGCCCGAGTTCCAGTCGCTGATCGACGGCCACGCCAGGTTCCTCAAGGCCAACCCGCAACGCCGCGTCTCGATCGAAGGCCACACCGACGAACGTGGCGGCCGCGAGTACAACCTTGCACTCGGCCAGAAGCGTTCCGAAGCCGTGCGTCGCGCGCTGACCCTGCTGGGCGTGAGCGACAGCCAGATCGAGGCCGTGAGCTTCGGCAAGGAAAAGCCTGCCGTCACGGGCTCGGGTGAAGAAGTGTGGGCGCAGAACCGCCGCGCCGAAATCCGCTACACCCGGTGA
- a CDS encoding Maf family protein has protein sequence MPDFIYLASQSPRRAQLLGQFGVRHELLLADANEDAESLEAVLPNEAPATYVQRVTALKLDAAVARLQRRGLADAPVLCADTTVALGRTILGKPEDAADAARMLRLLSGATHRVLTAVALQHGAQRHAALSVSRVRFADITDAQIARYAGSGEPLGKAGAYAIQGAAAAFIEHISGSYSGIMGLPMFETAGLLRNAGFNT, from the coding sequence TTGCCGGACTTCATCTACCTCGCTTCGCAGAGCCCGCGTCGCGCCCAATTGCTCGGCCAATTCGGCGTGCGCCACGAACTGCTGCTGGCCGATGCCAACGAAGACGCCGAATCGCTCGAAGCCGTGCTGCCCAACGAGGCTCCTGCAACGTATGTGCAGCGCGTCACGGCCTTGAAGCTCGATGCCGCGGTGGCCCGGCTCCAGCGCCGCGGCCTCGCCGATGCGCCGGTGCTCTGCGCCGACACCACAGTCGCACTCGGCCGCACGATCCTCGGCAAGCCCGAAGATGCGGCGGATGCGGCGCGCATGCTGCGATTGCTCTCGGGCGCTACGCACCGCGTGCTGACCGCCGTTGCGCTGCAGCATGGCGCGCAGCGTCACGCAGCGCTCAGCGTGTCCCGTGTGCGCTTCGCGGACATCACCGATGCGCAGATCGCCCGCTACGCCGGCAGCGGCGAGCCGCTGGGCAAGGCCGGGGCCTATGCCATCCAGGGCGCGGCGGCCGCGTTCATCGAACACATCAGCGGGTCCTATTCGGGCATCATGGGCCTTCCCATGTTCGAGACAGCAGGGCTGCTTCGAAACGCCGGTTTCAATACTTGA
- the chrA gene encoding chromate efflux transporter: MDTVLPDSSPAHSAPIQPVSFAEAFRFWLKLGFISFGGPAGQIAIMHTELVERRRWISEKRFLHALNYCMLLPGPEAQQLATYIGWLMHRTWGGIVAGALFVLPSLFILIALSWIYMAYGNVPAVAGIFYGIKPAVTALVLHAAHRIGTRALKNRWMWGIAAAAFVAIFAFDTPFPAIVIGAALIGHFGARWAPGVFALGGGHGGANQGYGPALIDDDTPTPAHARFTRSRLVKVLAVGLGLWALAMGVLVATQGWQSALAQMGWFFTKAALLTFGGAYAVLPYVYQGAVEHHHWLNGTQMIDGLALGETTPGPLIMVVAFVGFVGGWLQQVAGPGALFIGGALAATVVTFFTFLPSFVFILAGGPLIEATHGKLGFTAPLSAVTAAVVGVILNLALFFAYHVLWPQGFGGRFDALSAVIAVAAVVALFRFKVGVMPLLGACAAVGLLATLVPGLR, translated from the coding sequence GTGGACACCGTACTGCCCGACTCCTCTCCTGCGCATTCCGCGCCAATCCAGCCTGTCTCCTTCGCCGAAGCATTCCGCTTCTGGCTCAAGCTCGGCTTCATCAGCTTCGGCGGTCCTGCCGGGCAGATCGCGATCATGCACACCGAGCTGGTCGAGCGCCGGCGCTGGATCAGCGAGAAGCGCTTTCTGCACGCGCTCAACTACTGCATGCTGCTGCCCGGCCCCGAGGCCCAGCAACTGGCCACCTACATCGGCTGGCTGATGCACCGCACCTGGGGCGGCATCGTCGCTGGTGCGCTGTTCGTGCTGCCGTCGCTGTTCATCCTGATCGCGCTGTCCTGGATCTACATGGCCTACGGCAACGTGCCCGCGGTGGCCGGAATCTTCTACGGCATCAAGCCGGCCGTCACCGCGCTGGTGCTGCACGCAGCCCATCGCATCGGCACGCGTGCGCTGAAGAATCGGTGGATGTGGGGCATTGCGGCCGCGGCCTTCGTGGCCATCTTCGCTTTCGACACGCCGTTCCCGGCGATCGTGATCGGGGCCGCGCTGATCGGCCATTTCGGGGCGCGCTGGGCGCCGGGTGTGTTCGCGCTGGGCGGCGGCCACGGCGGCGCCAATCAGGGCTACGGGCCGGCGCTGATCGACGACGACACGCCGACCCCTGCGCATGCCCGCTTCACGCGCAGCCGCCTTGTCAAAGTGCTGGCAGTGGGACTCGGCCTGTGGGCCTTGGCGATGGGCGTGCTCGTGGCCACGCAGGGCTGGCAGAGTGCGCTGGCGCAGATGGGCTGGTTCTTCACCAAGGCTGCGCTGCTGACCTTCGGCGGCGCCTACGCCGTGCTGCCCTATGTGTACCAGGGGGCGGTCGAGCACCACCACTGGCTCAACGGCACGCAAATGATCGATGGCCTCGCGCTCGGCGAGACCACGCCCGGGCCGCTGATCATGGTGGTGGCTTTCGTCGGCTTCGTGGGCGGCTGGCTGCAGCAGGTCGCGGGACCGGGCGCCTTGTTCATCGGCGGGGCGTTGGCGGCCACGGTGGTGACCTTCTTCACCTTCCTGCCGTCGTTCGTTTTCATCCTCGCGGGCGGGCCGCTGATCGAGGCCACGCACGGCAAGCTCGGGTTCACCGCGCCGCTGTCGGCTGTTACGGCCGCGGTGGTCGGCGTGATCCTGAACCTCGCGCTGTTCTTCGCGTACCACGTGCTGTGGCCGCAGGGTTTCGGTGGGCGCTTCGACGCGCTGTCCGCGGTCATCGCGGTGGCTGCGGTCGTGGCGCTCTTTCGCTTCAAGGTGGGCGTGATGCCGCTGCTCGGTGCCTGCGCGGCCGTCGGGCTGCTGGCGACCCTGGTGCCCGGGCTGCGCTGA
- the ybgF gene encoding tol-pal system protein YbgF — MPRAMLRGAALAAALLCVSMGSQAALFEDDEARRAILDLRQRVEAMRQQTDQRLTDENGQLRRSLLDLQNQIEQMRGDLARMTGQNEQLTRTVSEMQSRQTTIDDKLKQSEPSKVSVDGREFTADPKEKADFDAALGVFRSGQFAQAQTAFAEFVKRYPQSGYNASALFWLGNAQYATRNYNEAIANFRSMLSLAPDHAKAPEAVLSIANCQIELKDTRAARRTLEDLTKAYPQSEAAQAGRERLSRLR, encoded by the coding sequence ATGCCACGCGCCATGCTGCGAGGCGCGGCGCTGGCTGCCGCCTTGCTCTGCGTCTCGATGGGGTCGCAGGCTGCACTGTTCGAGGATGACGAGGCTCGCCGCGCCATTCTCGACCTGCGCCAGCGCGTCGAGGCCATGCGCCAGCAGACCGACCAGCGGCTGACCGACGAGAACGGCCAGCTTCGCCGCAGTCTGCTCGACCTGCAGAACCAGATCGAACAGATGCGTGGCGACCTGGCGCGCATGACCGGCCAGAACGAGCAGCTCACCCGCACGGTGAGCGAGATGCAGTCGCGCCAGACCACCATCGACGACAAGCTCAAGCAGAGCGAGCCTTCGAAGGTGTCGGTGGACGGCCGCGAGTTCACCGCCGATCCCAAGGAAAAGGCCGACTTCGACGCCGCCCTCGGTGTGTTCCGCTCGGGCCAGTTCGCGCAGGCGCAGACCGCGTTTGCCGAATTCGTCAAGCGCTACCCGCAAAGCGGCTACAACGCCTCGGCGCTGTTCTGGCTCGGCAATGCGCAGTACGCCACGCGCAACTACAACGAGGCCATCGCGAACTTCCGCTCCATGCTCTCGCTCGCGCCCGACCATGCCAAGGCCCCCGAGGCCGTGCTGTCGATCGCGAACTGCCAGATCGAGCTGAAGGACACGCGCGCCGCGCGCCGCACGCTGGAAGACCTGACCAAGGCCTACCCGCAGTCCGAAGCCGCACAGGCCGGCCGCGAGCGCCTCTCGCGCCTGCGTTGA
- the rng gene encoding ribonuclease G: MQDILINWSPQETRVALVEHGAVQELHVERTLERGLVGNIYLGKVSRVLPGMQSAFIDIGLERTAFLHVADIVAPFTPGSRPSAPAPERDHRNGGPMVPIEKQVFEGQSLLVQVIKDPIGTKGARLSTQISIAGRLLVFLPQDNHIGVSQKIPSDQRESLRNRMLALIEAAAAADSGGVVPANTGGFILRTNGEDSTDPELAEDIAYLRKTWSRIRDASMRMPPMSLLHQDLSLLQRVLRDMTSEDTQTIRIDSREQFEVLLKFGLEFMPKAAGKLQHYKGERPIFDLYSVDEEIAKALGRRVELKSGGYLVVDQTEALTTVDVNTGGFVGARNFDDTIFKTNLEAAQAIARQLRLRNLGGIIIVDFIDMGRDDHREQVLAEFRKQLARDRVKTTAGGFSQLGLVEMTRKRTRESLAHMLCEPCAACGGQGIVKTARSVAYDVMREILREARQFTPREFRIVSSPQVIELFLDEESQHLAGLSDFIGKPISLQSEPAIGQGQYDIVLL, encoded by the coding sequence ATGCAAGACATCCTGATCAACTGGTCTCCACAGGAGACCCGTGTGGCGCTGGTCGAGCACGGCGCGGTGCAAGAGCTGCACGTCGAGCGAACGCTGGAGCGTGGACTGGTCGGCAACATCTACCTCGGCAAGGTGTCGCGCGTGCTGCCGGGCATGCAGTCGGCCTTCATCGACATCGGCCTGGAGCGCACCGCTTTCCTGCACGTGGCCGACATCGTGGCGCCGTTCACGCCGGGTTCGCGACCCAGTGCACCGGCGCCCGAGCGCGACCACCGCAACGGCGGGCCGATGGTGCCCATCGAGAAGCAGGTGTTCGAGGGCCAGTCGCTGTTGGTGCAGGTCATCAAGGACCCCATCGGCACCAAGGGCGCGCGGCTGTCCACGCAGATCAGCATTGCCGGGCGGCTGCTGGTGTTCTTGCCGCAGGACAACCACATAGGCGTGTCGCAGAAGATCCCGTCAGACCAGCGCGAGTCGCTGCGCAACCGCATGCTGGCGCTGATCGAAGCGGCTGCTGCGGCCGACAGTGGCGGCGTGGTGCCGGCCAACACCGGCGGCTTCATCCTGCGCACCAACGGCGAGGACTCCACCGACCCCGAGCTGGCCGAAGACATCGCCTATCTGCGCAAGACCTGGTCGCGCATCCGTGACGCCTCGATGCGCATGCCGCCGATGTCGTTGCTGCACCAGGACCTGAGCCTGCTGCAGCGCGTGTTGCGCGACATGACCAGCGAAGACACGCAGACCATCCGCATCGACTCGCGAGAGCAGTTCGAGGTGCTGCTGAAGTTCGGGCTCGAATTCATGCCCAAGGCGGCGGGCAAGCTGCAGCACTACAAGGGCGAGCGGCCGATCTTCGACCTGTATTCGGTCGATGAAGAAATCGCGAAGGCGCTGGGCCGGCGCGTCGAACTCAAGTCGGGCGGGTATCTGGTGGTCGACCAGACCGAGGCGTTGACCACGGTGGACGTGAACACCGGCGGCTTCGTCGGTGCACGCAACTTCGACGACACCATCTTCAAGACCAACCTCGAAGCGGCGCAGGCCATTGCGCGGCAGCTGCGGCTGCGCAACCTGGGCGGGATCATCATCGTCGACTTCATCGACATGGGCCGCGACGACCACCGCGAGCAGGTGCTGGCGGAGTTCCGCAAGCAACTGGCGCGCGACCGCGTGAAGACCACGGCCGGCGGCTTCTCGCAGCTCGGGCTGGTCGAGATGACGCGCAAGCGCACCCGCGAATCGCTGGCGCACATGCTGTGCGAGCCTTGTGCGGCGTGCGGCGGCCAGGGCATCGTGAAGACCGCGCGCAGCGTGGCCTACGACGTGATGCGAGAGATTTTGCGCGAGGCGCGGCAGTTCACGCCGCGCGAGTTCCGCATCGTGTCGTCGCCGCAGGTAATTGAGCTGTTCCTCGACGAGGAGAGCCAGCACCTGGCGGGGCTGAGCGACTTCATCGGCAAGCCGATTTCGCTGCAGTCCGAGCCCGCGATCGGGCAGGGGCAGTACGACATCGTGCTGCTTTAA
- a CDS encoding DMT family transporter, whose protein sequence is MSPFHLPALRGGLLALAAAALFGISTPLVQRAGAGLGAFTTAALLYAGAAFMGAWLRQPVEREATLRRADLKRLSWMALFGAVIGPVALAWGLQHTSGTSASLMLALEALFTAVLARTLYREVMDRRVWSAMLLLLAGGMVLVIDRGLSGGVQLLGLLAVLAATAAWGIDNTLSRALAERDPGQVVLGKSLLGAGATALLAIATGEPLPGRTAALALLAIGASGYGLSLRLYLLAQRAFGAARTGSVFAFAPFIGAVVAIALGDRALSWGMATGGLLMLAGVALHLAESHGHAHDHEPLDHEHAHRHDDGHHDHTHDPMPVGEHSHPHHHAPLHHTHAHVPDAHHAHPH, encoded by the coding sequence GTGTCCCCCTTCCATCTCCCCGCATTGCGCGGCGGCCTGCTGGCCCTCGCGGCCGCGGCACTCTTCGGCATCAGCACGCCACTGGTTCAGCGCGCGGGCGCGGGACTCGGCGCCTTCACCACCGCCGCCCTGCTCTACGCCGGCGCCGCGTTCATGGGCGCGTGGCTGCGCCAGCCGGTGGAGCGCGAAGCGACGCTGCGCCGCGCCGACCTGAAGCGGCTGTCGTGGATGGCGCTGTTCGGCGCCGTCATCGGCCCCGTGGCGCTCGCCTGGGGCCTGCAGCACACCAGCGGTACCAGCGCCTCGCTCATGCTCGCGCTCGAAGCGCTGTTCACCGCGGTGCTGGCGCGCACGCTCTACCGCGAGGTGATGGACCGCCGGGTGTGGAGCGCGATGCTGCTGTTGCTCGCAGGCGGCATGGTGCTGGTGATCGACCGGGGCCTGAGCGGTGGCGTGCAACTGCTGGGCCTGCTTGCGGTGCTGGCAGCCACGGCTGCCTGGGGCATCGACAACACGCTGTCGCGCGCGCTGGCCGAGCGCGATCCCGGTCAGGTAGTGCTCGGCAAGTCGCTGCTGGGCGCGGGCGCGACCGCCCTGCTCGCAATTGCGACCGGCGAACCACTGCCCGGCAGGACCGCGGCCCTGGCGCTACTCGCCATCGGTGCCAGCGGCTACGGGCTCAGCCTGCGGCTCTACCTGCTGGCGCAACGTGCCTTCGGCGCGGCGCGCACGGGCTCGGTGTTCGCCTTCGCACCGTTCATCGGCGCAGTGGTCGCCATCGCGCTGGGGGACCGTGCCTTGAGCTGGGGCATGGCGACCGGCGGATTGCTGATGCTCGCCGGGGTGGCCTTGCACCTGGCCGAATCCCACGGCCATGCGCACGACCACGAGCCGCTCGACCATGAGCACGCGCACCGGCACGACGACGGGCATCACGACCATACACACGACCCGATGCCGGTGGGCGAGCACAGCCACCCGCACCACCACGCACCGCTGCACCACACGCATGCGCACGTGCCGGACGCGCACCACGCGCATCCGCACTGA
- the msbA gene encoding lipid A export permease/ATP-binding protein MsbA, with translation MQAPPGGENVRPPLMRRMARLMTWFGGSRQWWALGLSGAMLAAITEPLMAALLKPLLDRGFTRGEMPLWFVPAAVLLLFAVRGIAQFISQYALSRIANEGMQKLRRVLFERLLGAELALFARQSASTLSNTVVYEVQTGAMLLVQAILGLSRDGFTLIALLGYLVYLNWKLTLIVAFLVPSISWIMKVFSKRLYRLTQQGQQATDELAYVVEENVLAHRVVRLHGAEGAQGRRFEQLSQRLNRLAVKSTIAQAATTPLTQMMASLALSIVVMIALWQSGKQGFTVGGFVAYITAMLMLIAPIRRLAEVAGPITRGLAALERGLILIDDVAPESQGAFQVEHAEGRIELRNVQVSYRGEDEQRALDGVSLTIEPGQVVAFVGPSGSGKTTLVNLLPRFVQPSGGQVLLDGHDTSEWQLKSLRAQFAMVSQDVVMLNETLAANVALGAEIDRERVLQCIEAANLSAHVESLPQGLDTVLGHNATQLSGGQRQRLAIARALYKNAPVLLLDEATSALDTESERLVQDALQRLMQNRTTLIVAHRLSTIQHADRIIVMEQGRIAEQGSHEQLMALDGLYARLQTLAVRSAPPGQDPTL, from the coding sequence ATGCAAGCACCCCCCGGCGGCGAGAACGTACGCCCTCCCCTGATGCGCCGTATGGCGCGACTCATGACCTGGTTTGGCGGCTCCCGCCAATGGTGGGCCCTCGGACTGAGCGGAGCGATGCTGGCAGCAATCACCGAACCGCTGATGGCCGCCCTGCTGAAGCCCCTGCTCGACCGGGGCTTCACGCGCGGCGAGATGCCCTTGTGGTTCGTGCCCGCCGCCGTGCTGCTTCTTTTCGCAGTACGCGGCATCGCCCAGTTCATTTCCCAGTACGCGCTGTCGCGCATCGCCAACGAAGGCATGCAGAAACTGCGGCGGGTGCTGTTCGAGCGGCTGCTCGGCGCCGAACTCGCGCTGTTCGCCCGGCAATCGGCCAGCACTCTGTCGAACACGGTGGTCTACGAAGTGCAGACCGGCGCGATGCTGCTGGTGCAAGCGATTCTCGGGCTCTCGCGCGATGGCTTCACGCTGATCGCGCTGCTGGGCTATCTGGTCTACCTGAACTGGAAGCTCACCCTGATCGTCGCGTTCCTGGTGCCCAGCATCTCCTGGATCATGAAGGTGTTCTCCAAGCGGCTCTACCGCCTGACCCAGCAAGGCCAGCAAGCCACCGACGAACTGGCCTACGTGGTCGAAGAAAACGTGCTCGCCCACCGAGTGGTGCGGCTGCACGGCGCGGAAGGCGCCCAGGGCCGCCGCTTCGAACAGCTGAGCCAGCGCCTGAACCGGCTGGCCGTGAAGTCGACCATCGCCCAGGCTGCCACCACGCCGCTCACGCAGATGATGGCTTCGCTCGCACTGTCGATCGTGGTGATGATCGCGCTGTGGCAAAGCGGCAAGCAGGGCTTCACGGTGGGCGGTTTCGTCGCCTACATCACGGCCATGCTGATGCTGATCGCGCCGATCCGGCGCCTCGCCGAAGTTGCCGGCCCCATCACCCGCGGCCTCGCTGCGCTGGAGCGTGGGCTGATCCTGATCGACGACGTGGCCCCGGAGTCGCAGGGCGCATTCCAGGTCGAACATGCCGAAGGACGCATCGAACTGCGCAACGTGCAGGTCAGCTACCGTGGCGAAGACGAACAGCGCGCGCTCGACGGCGTGAGCCTGACCATCGAGCCCGGCCAGGTGGTGGCCTTCGTCGGCCCTTCGGGTTCGGGCAAGACCACGCTGGTCAACCTGCTGCCGCGCTTCGTGCAGCCCAGCGGCGGGCAGGTGCTGCTCGACGGACACGACACCAGCGAATGGCAATTGAAAAGCCTGCGCGCCCAGTTCGCCATGGTGAGCCAGGACGTGGTGATGCTCAATGAGACGCTGGCGGCCAACGTGGCGCTGGGTGCCGAAATCGACCGCGAGCGCGTGCTGCAATGCATCGAGGCAGCCAATCTGAGCGCGCACGTCGAAAGCCTGCCCCAGGGCCTCGACACGGTGCTCGGCCACAACGCCACGCAGCTTTCGGGCGGCCAGCGCCAGCGCCTCGCCATTGCCCGTGCGCTCTACAAGAATGCGCCCGTGCTGCTGCTCGACGAGGCCACCTCGGCGCTCGACACCGAATCCGAACGGCTGGTGCAGGACGCCCTGCAGCGCCTGATGCAGAACCGCACCACGCTGATCGTCGCCCACCGCTTGTCGACCATCCAGCATGCCGACCGGATCATCGTGATGGAGCAAGGGCGCATCGCCGAGCAAGGCAGCCACGAGCAGCTCATGGCGCTGGACGGGCTCTACGCGCGGCTGCAGACGCTGGCGGTGCGCAGCGCCCCGCCAGGACAGGACCCGACGCTTTAA